CTTACGTTTTATATTTATCTTACGAAGTTTGGCATTATTTTGCTCAGAGTGTATAAATTGCCTTTCATTCTCTTTCTGAACCTTATTCCTTAGTATCTGGTTGCAGAGGAATTTTTGTATGATTCATATTGTATAAGCGTATTCTTTTAAAAAGAAATTTATGGCTtcttggtatttttttttgcattataAATTTGATTCATTTTCGGCCTGTATACAGGTTTCCTTCGTATGCCAGACATCTTTATTTGGTAATCATCAGTCTACATGGGAGCTGCCTTGTTGTACCGTCATCAATTGACACATTACCCATCATGAATTCCACTAGTTAGTGGTTCGGTCTACCTGGGAGCTGTCTTTGTGCTCTAATAACAGTTGGGTTCTATATTTCATGGACCAGTATTAATCCTCAAATGATTATTCTAAGAGAGATGTTATTTCAAAAGATCGTCATATGCAAACTAAAATGTAAGCTAATGTTTATTTACTTTGATCTCATTGCTAAAAGTTTTCCGAGCGCATCACCATcactagtaaaaaaaaattactggTCACCATTCAGTATACTGTGTCTCATGCTACAGTTTGTTGCCTTTTGCAAAGTAACTTATACTTCTGTACTAACATAGATATATGCTCTTTATAAACATTTTTACAGTACATACTGTCACGAGGACAACGGTAGTGATGCTGATGCCTTTTGAAATATTCTCTGTCCTGGAGCTAGGATTGCTAGAGGGTCATAGGTGGTTTTCCTCTGTTGAAATGTGTCCCACCTTGCCCCATAGTGAGCTTTCCACTCTGGTTCTGTGGTGTAGTTTGGCAGATATTGCTTCACCCCAATACTTGCTTTGTTAGAGAACTCTATTATCTGCATGTTCAGGTTCAATGTATGTTCGACACTCTGGGGGCCTAGTGCCGAGGATAGGAACCCCACCAGGTAGAAAATTTCCTCATCTGGTATGACCACTGACGTTCTGTTGTCCCATCTGCATGAAATGAGATGAATTGTTCACTTGACAACAACTCTATGACATGATGCTGCATCTGAGTATCTCAGAGGGGTTTGTGATTTCAGAGATGAAGCTACTTACCTGGACCTGCTTACTGGGTAGAGTAATATGGGACCATTGTTGTTGTCTTTGAGGATTTTCCCAAAGACCTCCCTCGCGAATTTGTGGATCGTGCTTCTTGGGATGATGAGATTAAGCCATGGGTGTGGGACTTCCCACATGCCCTTAGCTCTGAGCTTCATCTCAGAGTAGTGCACCCTATCTAAGAACTCCATGTAAGTGACATCTGTGTGGAATAAGGAGGGAGGTGTGTATCTAAGTTGAGATAGAAGTGCATTGACCTCCTGtaaacatacatacatatggAATTTAACCTCTCAGGCCACCTTATATCACTTATAATACATAAACATCTTTAGTAACACAAGGACAAATGGCTGGGTCACCTGTTCCATGGTGTCAGCCTCTTCAGGGTTGAAGTTTTTTGTCATCTCGAGGCAGAAGAGCACCTCTTCATCTGGTTCAAACTGGCTAGCTCGCACTGGGTCCTGCGGATTAAATGATGACCTCCAGTTGTTCAGGATGCCTTCCCTGTTTATGATAACGAAACCCTCAATATAGTCGAAGGTCTTCTCTGCTGAAAGAAGCATCTCCTGGTCCTCCGTGAAGCTCGTGAAATCTAAGTAGAGAACTCTTATCCACCTTACCTGTTGTATATCCAATCAACTCATGAGTATATGCTAACTGAAAGGTTACTAGAACGGAGTTCTCAGTTGTTTCGATTTACCATTTGTGGAGCAGGCTCGAGAGCAATCCTGGCCCGGGTGATGATGCCAAATTGACCTAGACCACCAAGAGCCGCATGGAAGAGATCAGAGTTCTGTTCAGGCGAACAAGTCACAACATCACCTCTTCCTGCATTCGACAGAAATCATACAGAGTTAGCTACATTATTTTCTCTCTTAGTTATCAGATCATCATAATACATAGGTCtttgtaatactccctccgtcccatattaaatgactcaaattttttcaaatatggatatatctatacctaaaaagcgtctagatacattaataaaaagtcacttaatatgggacggagggagtaccagtCACAATCTCCATTTCGTTCACATTGCTTATCTGGGGGCCATGCCGGAATGTCTGCCCACTGACGCCCGCATTCGACAGGGTGCCTCCAACTGTAAGGTGGAGGTAGTCTGTCCATGACTTTGGCGCCAAACGATACTTCAACGTCTCGTCCAAGACATTTATCCAGAGTTCTCCTCCTGAGGCATCCACATAGGGTGATGCACCAGGGTGCACTTGCATTCTGACACTCCGGAGGGATTCCATTCTGATAACAATCCCCCCAGCAGCCTGGGACTGCCCATATAGCGAGTGCCCATGCCCACGTGCTGCTACTGTGAGTGTGGAGTGATGACCCATCAAAAACACATGCCTCACGGTTATGGCAATGTCAGCCACTGAGCCTGGGTGAAGCACAGCGACTGGCGGTGAGCTCGAGAGGTTGCCAAAGTCCCGTGCAGCAGTAGACAGGTCGTGGAAGCTGAAATGGCCGTCAAGAGGGAGTGTCACCAGGGATGCAGGCACGTCTTGTTTAGCCACATGCATGGTTGTGACTCTACCAAGGCCTAGTAACAGGAACAGCTTCAGGTACTGCAGGAGTGATTTCTTCATGTCTGTTCTATAGGTCAAGAACAAACAAGTTTGGTGGTGATGTTTtcaggagaaagaagaaagggcTGTAGCAGGGTAGTAGTTCAGTGCTAGAGCAGAGGGATGGCAGTGGAGATGGAGGGAGAGCAGGAGATTTAAAGGAGAACTTGAAGGGTATGTATGTCGACTGGTGCATGAAGTGGTGTGTTCAAACGAGTCCAGGACACTGTTTGGTAGACTAGAACCTGCGTGACTGTGTGTGGGCAGGCAGCTTGAAGAATTTGGATGAAGACATGTTGCAGTGGTGGAATGGTTCCATTCTAGAGTTTGTATTCTTTCTTTCTGGCTTCTGTTTTAAGCATGCTGCGACATCTGTCAGTAAGTGCATGCAGGAATGGCGAAAAGTTCCAGTCACCCAGTATGCTCTGTCTTTCCCCTATACATATCATTCACTACAGTACACCTTGCACAAGAGATAGTGACATGGCAAAAACAGGTACATATGGGCTATTAACAGACACAAGCCTAAATTTGTGTGTCTGATGTGGGTCTCAGCAGGACTGAAATTATGATCAAGTCAGATGGTAGTAACAAATTAATGTCAAGTGGCAACC
The Brachypodium distachyon strain Bd21 chromosome 2, Brachypodium_distachyon_v3.0, whole genome shotgun sequence genome window above contains:
- the LOC100821104 gene encoding cytokinin dehydrogenase 9 — encoded protein: MKKSLLQYLKLFLLLGLGRVTTMHVAKQDVPASLVTLPLDGHFSFHDLSTAARDFGNLSSSPPVAVLHPGSVADIAITVRHVFLMGHHSTLTVAARGHGHSLYGQSQAAGGIVIRMESLRSVRMQVHPGASPYVDASGGELWINVLDETLKYRLAPKSWTDYLHLTVGGTLSNAGVSGQTFRHGPQISNVNEMEIVTGRGDVVTCSPEQNSDLFHAALGGLGQFGIITRARIALEPAPQMVRWIRVLYLDFTSFTEDQEMLLSAEKTFDYIEGFVIINREGILNNWRSSFNPQDPVRASQFEPDEEVLFCLEMTKNFNPEEADTMEQEVNALLSQLRYTPPSLFHTDVTYMEFLDRVHYSEMKLRAKGMWEVPHPWLNLIIPRSTIHKFAREVFGKILKDNNNGPILLYPVSRSRWDNRTSVVIPDEEIFYLVGFLSSALGPQSVEHTLNLNMQIIEFSNKASIGVKQYLPNYTTEPEWKAHYGARWDTFQQRKTTYDPLAILAPGQRIFQKASASLPLSS